From Desulfovibrio porci:
TATTGAGACGTTCAGCACCCAGATGGCCCGTTGCTACGAGTTGGCCGGGCTCACGCCCGAAGACCGGATGCAGGTGGCCGTGGGCTATGGCCTGTGGACCGCCGGCGCGGGCTTTCAGTTGGGCAGCGAGCTGTTCGGCATGCTGACCATCCCCGTGGGGCCGGGCAATCTTGAAATGCATCTGCAACTGCTCAGGGATGTGGGGGCCACCTGCTTCGGCGCTACGGCTTCCATGGCCCTGCTGTTGGCCGAGGAGGTGGAGCGCGCCGGCATCCGTGACCAAATCCGCCTGCGCAGGATGATCTGCGGGGCCGAGACGCGCAGCGAAAAGATGCGTCTGGCCATTGAAAGCAAGCTGGGCCTGGAAGGCAGTTACGACATCGCGGGCATGACCGAAATGTACGGTCCGGGCACGGCCATGGACTGCGACGCGCACGAAGGCCTGCATTACTGGGCGGACCTTTTCATCATCGAAGTGCTGGACCCGGACACCCTTCAGCCCGTGCCCGAGGGCGAAGTGGGCGAGATGGTGGTCACCAGCCTGCGCAAGGAGGCCGTACCCCTGTTGCGCTACCGCACCCATGATCTGACCCGCCTGCTGCCGGGCCGCTGTTCCTGCGGCCTGAATATGCCCCGGCACGACCGCATTCTCGGCCGCTCCGACGACATGATCATCTACCGGGGCGTGAACATCTACCCCGGCCAGATCATGGAAGTCATCGGCCGGTTCCCGGAGCTGGGCGGCGAATACCAGATGGAGCTGACCAGGGACGAGCGTTCTCTGGACCATCTGGCCCTGACCGTGGAACGCGCCCAAGGGCGGCACTCCGGCAACGACGAGGCCCTGGCCCAGGCCGTGGAGCGGCGGCTGCACAAGGCCATCCTGGCGCGCATGGAGGTACGGGTGGCGGATTACGCCAGCCTGCCGCGCACCTTCAGCAAGTCCAAGCGGATCGTGGACAAGCGCTGAGAGCGCCGGAACTTGCCCGGCGCGGCATCCGCGCCGCCCTTTTCCTCAATCTGCGTGGCGGCGGGCATTGTTGGAGGATGCGGGTATGAAGCGTTGCGTTGGATTCTGCTTGGCCTGCTGCGCGTTGCTGCTCTGCGCCTGCGGTTCCCGTTACGCGGTGAGCGTGGATTCCCTGCGCGATCCGGACGCGCCTGTCGCGGGCGGGCCGTGTTTGCTGATCCCCGGCAATGTGGATGTGGGGGCGGACGATCTGCTCTTCCGGGAAGTGAGCCGCCTGCTGGAGCCCGCATTCCGCGAGGCCGGCTATCCGCCCGCGACGCAACGCAAGGGCGCGGCCTATGTGGCGAAAATTTCCTACTGGCCGGGCGAGCCCGTCACCACCGTAGAAACCGGCATCGAACGGGGCTACCGGCCCATCCGCTACCGGGGCAGGGTGCGGTATGTGCCGGTGGAACGGACCACCATGACGGAACGCACCGTCTATTCGGTTCATCTGCTCCTGGAATGCTACGCCGCCGCGTCCTCTTCTCCCGGTGATCCGGCCGCCCCGGAAGAGCGTCTGGGCCCGCAGGTCTGGCGCACCGAAGTCAGCGTTTCCGGCAAGCGGGATGACTTCAGGGCCCTGCTGGCCGGAACCGTGCCCGCCCTGAACGGCACACTGGGCACACGCACCGACGGCGCGCGCCGTTTTACGGTGGTCATGGCGGACGACGGCGAGTTCTCCATTTCGGAAAATTAGGGACTGTTTCGTTTTAAAACGCTACACAGTTCAAAGTTGCCATTTGGGGAAAGGCGTCGTTATCGTTGCCGTCGATTCCCGTATGGTTTCTTTGTCGCCAACGGAGCCGGCCCTTTGGGCTGTCCTGTGGTCGCTTTCCCGAAAGTCAGGCTGAAGTTCCGGCGGCCGGGGGCAGCAGCCGCTCAGGCGATGGACGCGTCCGGTGCGATCTCCCGGGCCTTGTAGTCCGCTGTTTCAGGATACTTCAGTCCCGTGCCGGTGTTCAGCAGCACCACGCGGTCCCTGGGGCCGATGATGCCGCTGCGGCGCAACTCCGGCAGGGCGGCCAGGGGGGCCGCGCCTTCCGGGCAGACATGACAACCCTCGCGCGCGGCCAGTGCTTTTTGCGCGCGGAGAATGGCCGCGTCATCCACAGCCACGGCGCAGCCGTTGGTCTTGTGGAGAGCTTCCAGAGTCAGGAACGCGCCCAGAGGACGCGGAGCCGTGATGCCGAAGGCGCAGGTTTTCGCGTTTTCCCAGAACTCCACATCCGGCTTTCCCTCCCGGAAGGCCCGCACCATAGGCGCGCAGCCCGCGGACTGCACGGCTATCAGCCGGGGCAGCTTGGGGCCGATCCAGCCGATTTTCTGCAATTCGCGCAGCCCCTTGTAAATGCCGATGATCCCGAGTCCTCCGCCGCAGGGCACCAGCACCGCGTCCGGAGCCTCCCAGCCGAACTGTTCGGCCAGTTCGAAACCCAGGGTTTTTTTACCCTCAATGCGCCAAGGCTCCTTGAAGGTGGCGGCGTTGAGCCAGCCGTGTTCGGTTATGGCGCGGTGAACGGGCGTTATTCGACGGACCCGGCCGCTGCGGCCAGCCGGGGCTGACGGCGGCGGGTCATGGCGATGCAGATGCCGGAAAAGAGTGCCAGAGCCAGCAGTACGGCGGAAATGGGGCTTTCGATGAAGATCATGAAGCTGCCGTCCGACAGCACCATGGACTGGTCAAAAGCGCGCTCCCAGATGGGGCCGAGCACGAAGCCGATGATGAAGGCTCCGGCGCTGTAATGCCAGCGGCGCACAAAGTAGCCGATGATCCCGAAGAGAATCAGGGTCATGATGTCGAACATGCTCTGGTTGATGCTGTACGCGCCCACAAAGGAAAATACGGTGACCGCCGAAAAGATCACGTATTTGGGCAGCCGGGACAGTCGAGCCCAGATCCGGAAACCGGCCTTGGCGATGAAATAGAGCAGCACGTCGCAGATCAGCAGGCCACCGAAGATGCCGTAGACCAGTTGGGCGTGCTCCTGAAAGATCATAGGGCCGGGAGTGATGCCCTGGATGATGAACGCGCCCATGAGCACGGCCGTGACGTCGTCGCCGGGGATGCCCAAGGTCAGCATGGGGATCATGGCCGAGCCGGTGGTGGCGTTGTTGCCCGCCTCGGGCGCGGCGATGCCGTCAATGGCTCCGTGCCCGAACTTTTCCGGGTGTCTGGAAGTCCGCCGGGCCTCGGAATAGGACATGAAGGCCGCCGGGGTGGCCCCGATGCCGGGCATGGCCCCGAGAAAGGAGCCGATCAGGGATGAGCGTAGCATGATCGGGATGCAGGCTTTGAATTCCGCCCAGGTCATGTGGTCGTCGTCCGGGTGGGCGGCGCGGAGGGTCATCCGCATGGTTTTGCGCAGGCCCAGGCTGACCTGGTGGATGACTTCCGGCAGGCAGAGCAGGCCGATGACCATAGGAATCAGCGAGAGGCCCGAGGCCAGATCCTGCATGCCGAAAGTAAAGCGCGTGGCCCCGGTGGACTCTGAGATGCCGATGGTGGAAACCAGAATGCCCAGGCAGCAGGAAATGATGCCCTTGATCAGCGAGGGGCCAGAAATGCTGCCCACCACGGTGAGGGCCAGGATGATCAGGCTGAACTGTTCGGCCGAGCCGATTTTGAGAGTGAACAGGGACAGGGGCGCGGCTACGAAGATGAGCAGCAGATTGCTGAAGGTGTCGCCGAAGACCGAGGCTGAAAGCGCGGTATGCAGGGCCTTGCCCGCCTTGCCCTGCCGGGCCAGGGGGTAGCCTTCCATGGAAGTGCAGATGGCCGGCGGCGCGCCGGGCGTGTTGAGCAATATGGCCGAGATGGAGCCGCCGAAAATGCCGGCCTTGTATATGCCGAGCAGCATGGGGATGCCGATCAGCGGATCCACGTAAAAAGTCAACGGCAGCAGGATGGCGATGCCCATGATGCCGGAAATGCCGGGAATGGCGCCAAAGGCTATGCCCACCAGAATGCCGCCGGCAATGCCTAGAACGGGGCCGGGAGCGCAGACGGAAATCAGTCCGTTGAGAATGTCCGTGAACATGCGGGCCTCACTCGAAAAATTTGCCCAATGGCAGGGCGATGCGGATGCAATGGAAGGTCATGTAGTCAAGGGCGAAGGCGAAGGCCACGAAGGAGGGCAGCAGAATATGCCAGCGCCGCCCGTGCAGCAGCCAGGCCACGCCCGCCATGGCCAGAGGCGTGGCGATCAGGAAGCCGCAGTATTCCATGAGGTAGCGGTAAGCGTAGAGAATCAGGATATAACTGAGAAAGCCGCGCGCGGAACCGGCCTGCCCCATGGCGGCCAGATCCTCGGCTTCCGCCGCCGCTGCTGCGGGATCGGCTGGCGGGCGCGCAGCCGTTTTCTTTTTGAGAAAGACGTAGGCCGCGAAAAAGCAGAACAGAAGTGACAACACTGCGATGCAGACCACGATGAAACCGGGAAAGGTGCGCGGACTGACCACCGACGGCAGGCCCACGTCGATGAAGATGTCCATGTTGTACAGGAAAATAAGGCTGACTATCAGAAGGAAGGGAGCGGCGATGAGGTCCGCCAGTCCGGTGTCGTCCGTGTCCATGATTCCCTCCTGCGAGCTGCGGTGTTGGGGGACTGCCGGGTACGGAGTCAGCATGGCACGGGCGCGCGAAAAGTGTCAACAAAAAATTTTAATTTAAAAAGTTTTGTAAATATAGATTCCGGCGGGGCGGACAAAAAAACAGGCCGCCCTGACGGAGATTCCGTCGAGGCGGCCCGGCGTGGGCGTCGTTGATGGCGCGCTATTCGGACGACTCTTTCTTGAGCTCGCGCATGTAATTATAGACCGTATAAATGGAAACCTGCATGGTCTTGGCCAGATACTGCACCATTCCCTTGATCAGAAAAGCGCCTTCCTCGTCGAGAATGCGGATGAAATTCTTTTTTTCCTCGCGGTTCATGCCTGCCGGATGCTTGCCTGCCCGTTTGATGGCCGTCTCGATGATCGCCTCGCTGGTTTCCCCCATGCAGGAGGCGAAGGCTTCGCTCACGACCTTGCCGGGCTGGCTTTCATAGTGCATGACCGAGTGCAAAACCGACTGAAAACGCTCGAAGCCGGTCAGATCGAAATTAAGGCAAAAGGCCCCGATGACGGCACCCCGGCTGTTGCGGATGAAGCTGGTGGAGGATTTGAGCGTTTTGCCAGAGGGCGTGGACGTGGGATAGGCCACGATGTCTTCCACCCCGTTGCCGCCCTGCCGCCAGGCCTTGGTCACGATGTTGGTGATGGGCGCGCCGGGTTTGCGCCCGGTCAGCGAGCCTTCAATATGGATCAGAGAGTGCTCCAGGTCGCGGAAGTCATGGACGGCCACTTCGCAAAGATGCCCGAAGGTACGCACCACCACGCCCGCGATGTGGATGGCGTTGTTGAACAGTGCCCGTTCCTCCGGGCCGTATTCCATGCGGCGGGCGGTCTCCGGAACCGGCGCGGAAGAGGCGCTTTTTTTGTCCCGGCGCGCGGGCCGCGTTTTTTTGATCGGCTTGGGCATGTAAAAACCTCCGGGCTTGCGGCACGGGAGCCGCAGGCCGCATCAAGGAGCAGGCTACTGTAAATCCCGGCGCTTTGGTAGCCCCTTCCGCCGCGTCCGGCTCGAAAAAGGCCGTCCGCTTCCTTGGCGCGGAAGCGGACGGCCCTTGGATACCGGCGGATGGTTCCGCTTTGCGAACAGCTTTTACTGCTTCTTGGGCTCCTTGGTCAGATCGTCCACATTTTCTTTGGCATGAGCCACAAAGACATCGCGCACGCCGGGCACTTGGCCCAGGCCCTTGAGGTTGGTCTCCACCTGAAACCCGGCGGCCTTGAGCCTGGACGCCCAGGAGTCTTCCTCGTCCCCGGCCAGATCGTTGCGGGCGTGGTCCCCGGCCACCACCATCAGAGGCTGCAGCCAGACTTTTTTGACCTTGTGGGCCTTGAGTTCGGCCAGCAGGTCGTCAAAACCGCGCGCGCCTTCCACTGTGGCCATAAAGACCAGAGGATCGCTTTCCTTGAACGAGGCCCGCATGCCCTCAAAAACCAGATCCGCCCGGCCGTGGGCCTGACCGTGTCCCATGAGCACCACGGCTTCGCCCTTCTGACGTTTGTCGCCCATGTCCGCCAGCACGGCCTTGGATACGCGCAGGGCGTCCTTGTGCGATTCCAGCAGGGGGCGCCCCAGATAGACGGCCTCAAAACGGCCGGGATGCTTTTGCAGGTCAAGCAGCACCGCCCGCTCCAGCTCCGTGAATTCTTCGCCGGGCATCACGTGCAGGGACTGCACGCGCACCAGCTTCACGCCGCCCTTGGCTAGTTCGGCAAGCCCGTCGCTGATGCCGCCCACCGGACGGCCCTGCTTGGCCAGTTTGCGGCGGATGATCTGCGAGGTGTAGGCCCAGACCACGGGGCTGTCCGGAAATGCGGCCTTGAAGCTCGCGTCCACGGCTTTGAACGAGGGCAGGGCTTCGGGCACGCTGGTGCCGAAAGCCACCAGCAGCACGCCTTCCTTGGGGGCTTTCCGCTCCGCCGCCTGGACGGACGCGGCCATAAGGGCCAGCAGGAGCAGGAAAAGCGGCAGGAAGCGCGGAAATTTGCGCAGGATACAAGACATGGCGACCTCCTCAATCGTGCGTTGAAAGGTGATGTATGATGGCCGTCGGCGCACTGAACGCCTTGGCCGGCGGGTGTTCGGACTTGAGGGATATGGAGGTCGGCGTCCCGCGAGATTTCAGGACAACGGCCCCGCGCCTCGGCTTCGCCTTCACCGTATGGACGGCTGGCTGTCGCGTCCCTCCGGAAACCTTCCGGGGGACGAAGAAGCTCTGTACCCTCTTACCGCAGCGCGACTGTTTCCGATTCGCACGGAATTCCCCGCTACAGACGGCAGAGGACAACAGGGGGGCGCAAAAGTCAAGGGTCGGCCTGCCGCCATTGCCGGACGGACCGGGCTCCGGACTGTTCCACGGCAACGGCCACGACCCTCGGCAAAATCCCGCCCACGGGTGCGCCCCAAAACGGTTGCGTGTCCCGGCGCGGGCCATATCGCCGAGGCCTTGGCCCGGCATGGTTTTCAGGATATGCTGGAACCATGAGTACGTCGTCTGATGCTCCCCCGGCTTTTCCGGCCGCAATGTTGTCCGAGGCCACAGCCCTGTTGCGCCGGGGCGTGCTGCTGCCCGCGCGCGGCGAGGATGCCGCGAACTTGGGGCTCTTTCTGACCCGTGGTCTGGGCCTGGAGCCCGCCTATCTGGAGGAGCGGGTCCAGACCCTGCTGCGTAACGGTCTGGCCGTGGATGATTTCGCCGTGCCGCTGGCCGCCGGCGACCGGCTGGCCCTGTCGGCGGCCATGCCCGGCGTGGCCGGGGCCGCCCTGCGACGGGGCGGCTGGTACGCGGCCATGCGCGCCGGCATCACCCAGCGGCCGGACAATGCGCCTTCTGTCCCGTCGGCTCCGGCGGGGGCGACGGTCTGGATTGAGCTGCGCTGCTTCAACAGCATTGCCGAGGATCTGGCCGGGCATCTGCTGCGCCGGGGGCTGGCCGCTCGGCCCGATGACGTGGGGCCCTCCCTGCGCCGTCTGGCAACGGCTCCGCCCGCCGGGCCGGCGTTGCCGGAACCGGCCCTGCTCTGGCTCATGGCCTGTTGACCCGACGTCTTTTCTCCGCCGGTTTTGCCGAATATGGCCATTGCTGTCGTGTGCCGATCATTGCCGTGCCGGGCCCACAGTGTGGCCGCTCTGACCCGCAAGGCAGCCCAAGCAAAGGGGCGCGCCGGCGGTTGAGACTGGAGCGCGCCTCTTTTTTTGAATAGACAAAAGGAGCGTGCCCTTGCCGGAGAGCAAACGTCCAGCAGTGCCAATGCGGAAGCCATCATCCTCCGCAACGCCGCGCCGGACAATTTTGCTTGTGCTTTTTCCAGCGCTCTGATAATTTTTCCCACTCTCACAGTGAGGGGAAATTATTTGGAGGCATGGCAGATGGCAGACAAGGAAACCGGGCACGACGAAATCAATTTCGAAAGCGCCCTCGAAAACTATCTCAATCCCGATTTTGGCGACCTTGAAGAAGGCTCCATTACCAAAGGCGAAATCGTCCGCGTGGATGACGACAACGTGCTGGTGGACGTGAATTTCAAGTCCGAGGGGCAGATCCCCGCGGCTGAATTCCGCGACCCCGCCGGCAACATGACCGTCAGCGTGGGCGACCGGGTGGACGTCTATGTGGTGCGCAAGAACGAAATGGACGGCACCATCACCCTCTCCTTTGAAAAGGCCAAGCGCATGCAGGTCTTCGACCAGCTCGAGGACGTGCAGGAAAACAACAGGGTCATCAAGGGCCACATCGTGCGTCGCATCAAGGGCGGCTACACGGTGGACATCGGCGGGGTGGAGGCGTTTTTGCCCGGTTCCCATGTGGATCTGCGTCCCGTGCCGGACATGGACGCCCTGGTCAACCAGGAATTTGAATTCCGCGTGCTCAAGATCAACCGCCGCCGCAGCAACGTCATCGTGTCCCGCCGCGTGCTGCTGGAAGAGGAGCGCGATTCCAAGCGGCAGGATCTGCTGCGCACCCTGGAAGAGGGCCAGATCGTCCAGGGCAAGGCCAAGAACATCACCGAATACGGCGTGTTCGTTGACCTCGGCGGCCTGGACGGCCTGCTGCACATCACGGACATGAGCTGGAAGCGCATCCGCCATCCCAAGGAAATGATCACCATGGGCCAGGAACTGACCCTCAAGGTGCTTTCCTTCGACCGTGAGAACAACAAAGTTTCTCTGGGCCTCAAGCAGCTGGTGCCCGATCCCTGGCAGGACATCTCCGCCCGTTTCCCCGAAGGCGCCAAGTGCACCGGCAAGGTCACCAATCTGGTGGACTACGGCGCGTTCGTGGAACTGGAGCCCGGCGTGGAAGGCCTGGTGCACATCTCCGAAATGTCCTGGACGCGCAAGCTGCGTCATCCTTCCCAGATGGTCCACACCGGCGACGAGGTGGAAGTGGTCATCCTGGGCGTGGACGGCGAAAAGAAGCGCATCAGCCTGGGCATGAAGCAGGTGCGTCCCAATCCCTGGGAACTGGTGGCCGAGAGATACCCTGAAGGCACTGTCCTTGAGGGCGTCATCAAGAACATCACCGAGTTCGGCATGTTCATCGGCATTGAGGACGGCATTGACGGCCTCATCCACGTTTCGGACATCTCCTGGACCAAGAAGGTGCGCCATCCCAACGAGCTGTACAAGGTGGGCGACACCGTGCAGGCCAAGGTGCTCACCGTGGACCAGGAAAACGAGAAGTTCACCCTGGGCGTCAAGCAGCTGGTGGACGATCCCTGGGGCCATGTGCCGGATACCTATCCCGTGGGCTGCACCATCAAGGGCGTGGTAACCAACATCACCGACTTCGGCCTCTTTGTGGAAGTTGAGGAGGGCATCGAAGGTCTGGTGCATGTCTCCGAGCTGTCCGGCAAGAAGGTCAAGACCCCGGCGGAAATCTACAAGGAAGGTCAGGAAATCCAGGCCAAGGTCATCCATGTCAGCGCCGAAGAGCGCCGCCTGGGCCTCTCCATCAAGCAGATCAAGGATGAAGAGGAACGCCGCAAGCCCAAGGAATTCCATTCCGGCCCGCAGGAAGCGGGACAGAGCCTGGGCGACCTGCTCAAGCAGAAGTTCGAGGAAAGCGAGAACAGCGAAAACAGCTAGGGCTGTTGACATACGGCAACTAAAAAGGGCGTCCCTGCGGACGCCCTTTTTAGTTCATGTGGTTTTTTGCATTGAACGTTTTTTTGCCGTCCTGTTTCCCTCGCGGGACTCAGAACTGGTACAGGAAAACCGGCGTGCGCCAGTCGCCGACGGTGGTCGAGGCAAGGGATGAAAGATCCAGACCGAACCAGGATTTGAGGCTCTCCGCCAGCCAGGAGCCTTCCTTGGGCCGGGTCAGCAGCTTGCGGGTTGCGGGCACGCCGGTTTTGTCCGCCAGCCAGCGCAGGGCCGCATCCTGGCCGCCCATTGCATCCACCAGACCCAGTTTTTGGGCTTCCCGGCCGGTAAAAATCTTCCCGCTGGCCAGTTGCGCGGCCCGTTCGCGCGGCATGTTCCGACCTGAGGCCACGATGCCCACGAACTGCTCGTGCATGTCCTTGAGCACGCCCTCGAAATAGGCCCGGTCCTCGGGCGAAAGCGGGCGCAGATAGGAACCCGCGTTCTTGTACGGCGCGGTGACCAGGGTTTCCTGTCCCACGCCGATTTTGCCCAGCAGGCCCTGAAGCTGCGGGATGTCCATGCGCACGCCGATGGATCCGGTCACCGTGGAGGGATTGGCGAAAATCCGCTGTCCGGCCATGCTGACCATCAGCCCGCCCGAGGCGGCCATGGAACCCATGCTCACCGCGATGGGGCGTTTTTTGGCCAGCCGGGCCAGAGCGTCGTACACTTCCTGCGAGGCGGCTGCGCCGCCGCCGGGCGAATCCACCCGCAACAGCACGCCTTTCACATTGGGATTGCGCTCGATTTTGCGGATCCAGGCCAGGGTGGGGGCCACGTCCATGATCGGTCCGCGCACTGTAACCAGGGCCAGGCGCTCACCGCCGCCGAACAGCGGCTGACTGTCCTCGTTGCGGCTGAAAGCCGCCACGCCGGCCAGAATCAGAACCAGAACCAACAGCCAGAAGATAAAGGGGTGCCGCTTGCGAAAGGGGCGGCGCAACAGGGATTTCCAAACCGGAGCCGGTATCCGGGCCAGCGGGCAGACTGCGGCGCAGGTCGCGGGCTGGGGAGCGCCGCTCCCGGCGGCGGATCGCCCGGCCTGGTCCGGCGGGTTCGCCGTATCGGGGGTCAAAGTAAAATTTTCGTTGTTCATGCCCCGTTGCTTAGCACGATGCGGGCATGGAGAAAAGAGCGCCCCGGCGGGAGTTTCGCCGGGGCGTTTCAACACTCATTGTGTTAGCGCATGGCTTCGGGCCAGCGCTCGGCGGCCATTTCGCGCAATTTGTACTTCTGGATTTTGCCGCTGGCCGTGAGCGGGAAGGACTCCACCACGGCTACGTATTTGGGAATCTTGAACCAGGCGATCTTGCCCCGGCAGTAGTCGCGCACGTCTTCGGGCAGCAGGTCTGCGCCGGGCCGGGGGATGACAAAGGCCCCCACTTCCTCGCCGTACTTGCGGCTGGGCACGGCCACCACCTGCACGTCCAGCACGCCGTCCATCTGAAGCAGAAATTCTTCCACCTCGCGCGGATAGACGTTTTCGCCGCCCCGGATGATCATGTCCTTGATCCGGCCCGTGACGCGCACGTAGCCATGCTCGTCCATGACGCCGAGGTCGCCGGAATGCAGCCAGCCCTCCGGGCTGATGGCTTTGGCCGTGTCCTCGGGCATTTTGTAATAGCCCTTCATAATATTGTAGCCCCGGCAGAGGATTTCGCCCACCTGGCCGCGCGGCAGTTCCTCGCAGGTGTCGGGATCGCCCACGCGCACTTCGATGCCCGGCATGGCGCAACCCACGGTTTCGCAGCGCAGGGACAGCGGATCGTGGATGTCGGACTGGGTCATCACCGGCGAGGCCTCGGTGAGGCCGTAGCAGATGGTGATCTCCTTCATGTACATGTCTTCCACCACCCGGCGCATGAGCGGTTCGGGGCAGACCGAACCGGCCATGATGCCGGTGCGCAGGCTGGAGACGTCGAAACGCTTGAAGAGCTTGTGCTCCAGTTCGGCCAGGAACATGGTGGGCACGCCGTAGAGCGCGGTGCAGCGTTCGCTGTCCACGGCGTCCAGCACTTTCAGGGGATTATAGCTCTCCAGGATGACCATGGTGGTCCCGTGGTTGACGCAGGCCGACACGCCCAGCACGCAGCCGTAACAGTGGAAAAGCGGCACCGGCAGGCAGAGTCTGTCCTGCTCCGTAAAGCCCTGGTGGCGGCCGATCCAGTAGCCGTTGAGGCCCACGCCCACATGGGTCAGCATGACCCCGCGCGGAAAGCCCGTGGTGCCCGAGGTGTACTGCATGTTGATTTCGTCCCAGGGGTCCAGGGAATCCTGGCGGGCCTGATAGGCCGCGTCGTCCACCATGACGGACATGGCCAGAATTTCCGGCACGGAATACATGCCGCGGTGCTTTTCCGCGCCCAGAAAGCAGACCCGCTTCAGATGCGGCAGCCCGGCGCAGCGCAGTTCGCCGCGCCCGTGGGTGCGCAGCTCGGGCACGAGCTTGTAGAGTGTGGCGAGATAGTCGTGGTCGCGCAGGCTGTCGATGAGAAAGATGTTCTCGCATTCGGACTGGCGCAGCAGATAGCGCAGCTCGTGCTCGCGGTAATTGGTGTTTACCGTGAGCAGCACGGCCCCGATCTTGGCCGTGGCGAATTGCAGGGCCACCCAGTAGGGCACGTTGGTGGCCCAGACCGCCACTTTTTCGCCTTTTTGCACGCCCAGGGCCATGAGCCCCTTGGCGAACTGGTCCACCACATCCGCGAATTCGCGCCAGGTCTGGCGGTAGTTGCGGTCAGCGTAGACAATGGCCTCCCGGTCGGGAAAACGGGCCACTGTATGGTCGAGAATCTGCCCCAGGGTCCACTCGCGCAGTTCAAACTGCGCCTGCCGCTCGCGTACTTTTTCGTCCATGTTTTACTCCGTCCGTGGGATGGCAACCGGATTGCGCGCCGCCGGGGAGGTCTACGGATTGTACGCCACAGCCATGATCTCCACCGGCTCGTCACCGGCGGCGCCCACGAAATGCGGCACAATGGAATTGTAGTAGATGGTGTCCCCGGCTTTGAGCACATGGCTTTCCCGCCCGTAGATCACCAGCAGTTCGCCCTTGAGCACCATGATGAATTCCTCGCCCTGATGGGACGAGGTTTTGCGCTCCACCGAGGGGTCCGGAAAAATTTCAATGTAAAAGGGTTCCATGTTGCGGTCGCTCTTGCCTTTGCCCAGAGAGTGGTACACATAGCTGGGCCGGGGCATGCGCCCGGTGTGCAGGGCCTGGTCGGCTTCGGCGCCGCCGATGTGCCCGATGATCGGATCACGGGTGTACTGGTCGTCCAGGAAGGTGCCCAGGCGCACCCCCAAGGCGCGGGCCACTTTCTGCAGGGGGCCGATGCTGGGATAAATCTCGCCGTTTTCCAGCTTTTCCAGAAATTCCACGCTCAAATTGGTGGTCTGGGCCAGGTTTTCCAGATCAATGTCGCGTTCCTCACGGAAAGAACGAATCCGGGTGCCGATATGGTACTCCGTGGGCATGGGCGCTCCTCCTTGCCGCCGCAACGGCGGGGAACAGTTTAATGAACCGATTATAACAGAAGAGAATACAGAAAAGTCACGGTTCCGGCAAGGGTGTCTGATCTTGATCATATAAACAGTCTGGCGGACTTTTTCCTTTTCGGCTACAGTGCGACAATGGATATGAAACAGACAGCGCGCCGGGCTTTCACAGCCGCCGGGCAGGTTCAGGGCGTGGGCTTCCGTCCCTTTGTCTACCGGCTGGCCCGGGAGGGAGGGCTTACCGGCACGGTGGGCAATACCTCGGACGGGGTGCGTATGGAGGTGCAGGGCCCGCCGGAAGAGGTGGCGCGCTTCGGCCGCCGTCTGCGCGCGGAACTGCCGCCCCTGGCCCGGCTGGTGGGGCTGGACGAGGAAGAACTCGCGCCCCTTTCCGACGAGACCGCATTCACTATTGTGCCCAGCCACGGCCATGCCGGGCACAGCGTGCTGGTCAGCCCGGACATGGGCATCTGCCCGGACTGCCTCGCGGACATGCGCGATCCGGCCAACCGCCGCCACGGCTATCCCTTCACCAACTGCACCAATT
This genomic window contains:
- a CDS encoding phenylacetate--CoA ligase family protein; protein product: MPERDYRFIPRLTDEQIRQVQLEGLRYTLRQARNSPQYRARLEACGAQAEDIRSLDDLRLLPTVDVEDLREGYPLPLLCVPEKEVVRIHASSGTTGKRKILAYSRRDIETFSTQMARCYELAGLTPEDRMQVAVGYGLWTAGAGFQLGSELFGMLTIPVGPGNLEMHLQLLRDVGATCFGATASMALLLAEEVERAGIRDQIRLRRMICGAETRSEKMRLAIESKLGLEGSYDIAGMTEMYGPGTAMDCDAHEGLHYWADLFIIEVLDPDTLQPVPEGEVGEMVVTSLRKEAVPLLRYRTHDLTRLLPGRCSCGLNMPRHDRILGRSDDMIIYRGVNIYPGQIMEVIGRFPELGGEYQMELTRDERSLDHLALTVERAQGRHSGNDEALAQAVERRLHKAILARMEVRVADYASLPRTFSKSKRIVDKR
- a CDS encoding pyridoxal-phosphate dependent enzyme; amino-acid sequence: MHRHDPPPSAPAGRSGRVRRITPVHRAITEHGWLNAATFKEPWRIEGKKTLGFELAEQFGWEAPDAVLVPCGGGLGIIGIYKGLRELQKIGWIGPKLPRLIAVQSAGCAPMVRAFREGKPDVEFWENAKTCAFGITAPRPLGAFLTLEALHKTNGCAVAVDDAAILRAQKALAAREGCHVCPEGAAPLAALPELRRSGIIGPRDRVVLLNTGTGLKYPETADYKAREIAPDASIA
- a CDS encoding tripartite tricarboxylate transporter permease, giving the protein MFTDILNGLISVCAPGPVLGIAGGILVGIAFGAIPGISGIMGIAILLPLTFYVDPLIGIPMLLGIYKAGIFGGSISAILLNTPGAPPAICTSMEGYPLARQGKAGKALHTALSASVFGDTFSNLLLIFVAAPLSLFTLKIGSAEQFSLIILALTVVGSISGPSLIKGIISCCLGILVSTIGISESTGATRFTFGMQDLASGLSLIPMVIGLLCLPEVIHQVSLGLRKTMRMTLRAAHPDDDHMTWAEFKACIPIMLRSSLIGSFLGAMPGIGATPAAFMSYSEARRTSRHPEKFGHGAIDGIAAPEAGNNATTGSAMIPMLTLGIPGDDVTAVLMGAFIIQGITPGPMIFQEHAQLVYGIFGGLLICDVLLYFIAKAGFRIWARLSRLPKYVIFSAVTVFSFVGAYSINQSMFDIMTLILFGIIGYFVRRWHYSAGAFIIGFVLGPIWERAFDQSMVLSDGSFMIFIESPISAVLLALALFSGICIAMTRRRQPRLAAAAGSVE
- a CDS encoding tripartite tricarboxylate transporter TctB family protein → MDTDDTGLADLIAAPFLLIVSLIFLYNMDIFIDVGLPSVVSPRTFPGFIVVCIAVLSLLFCFFAAYVFLKKKTAARPPADPAAAAAEAEDLAAMGQAGSARGFLSYILILYAYRYLMEYCGFLIATPLAMAGVAWLLHGRRWHILLPSFVAFAFALDYMTFHCIRIALPLGKFFE
- a CDS encoding helix-turn-helix transcriptional regulator: MPKPIKKTRPARRDKKSASSAPVPETARRMEYGPEERALFNNAIHIAGVVVRTFGHLCEVAVHDFRDLEHSLIHIEGSLTGRKPGAPITNIVTKAWRQGGNGVEDIVAYPTSTPSGKTLKSSTSFIRNSRGAVIGAFCLNFDLTGFERFQSVLHSVMHYESQPGKVVSEAFASCMGETSEAIIETAIKRAGKHPAGMNREEKKNFIRILDEEGAFLIKGMVQYLAKTMQVSIYTVYNYMRELKKESSE
- a CDS encoding sirohydrochlorin cobaltochelatase; the encoded protein is MSCILRKFPRFLPLFLLLLALMAASVQAAERKAPKEGVLLVAFGTSVPEALPSFKAVDASFKAAFPDSPVVWAYTSQIIRRKLAKQGRPVGGISDGLAELAKGGVKLVRVQSLHVMPGEEFTELERAVLLDLQKHPGRFEAVYLGRPLLESHKDALRVSKAVLADMGDKRQKGEAVVLMGHGQAHGRADLVFEGMRASFKESDPLVFMATVEGARGFDDLLAELKAHKVKKVWLQPLMVVAGDHARNDLAGDEEDSWASRLKAAGFQVETNLKGLGQVPGVRDVFVAHAKENVDDLTKEPKKQ